In a genomic window of Deltaproteobacteria bacterium:
- a CDS encoding zinc ribbon domain-containing protein: MPIYTYEHLEEPCAFGEIFDFPQPMSADPITECPKCEGPVRRIMARPNINRPKGDTELRDLGFTKLVKRDDGVYENVTARNGESRYMVKGRPETIPDVKKNIKD; this comes from the coding sequence ATGCCCATCTACACCTACGAGCATCTTGAAGAGCCCTGCGCCTTCGGGGAGATTTTCGATTTTCCCCAGCCCATGAGCGCGGACCCCATAACCGAGTGCCCCAAGTGCGAAGGCCCGGTGAGGCGCATCATGGCCCGCCCCAACATCAACCGCCCCAAGGGCGACACCGAGCTTCGGGACTTGGGCTTCACCAAGCTGGTAAAACGCGATGACGGGGTTTACGAAAACGTGACTGCCCGCAATGGCGAAAGCCGCTACATGGTGAAAGGCAGGCCGGAAACCATACCTGACGTGAAAAAAAATATCAAAGACTGA
- a CDS encoding B12-binding domain-containing radical SAM protein, with the protein MKRLLLVLPRNDRGYWGKVSASGKTGFVRLSLPVLAALTPSGWDVEILDSRERPVDFNARPDLVGITAFTAEAPSAYEIADRFRAKGVPVVLGGIHVSFMTEEALQHADSVVKGEAENVWRQVLADCEKGEMKPVYQSDKTVEMKNMPAARRDLLTRSMYVSCFNTIQASRGCPNDCSFCAVTEFFGNKYRTRDIPEIIEEIKGFDTRDFFFVDDNIIAKADYSKELFTRLIPLKKSWGGQATIKIAKNPELLSLYSKSGGKYVFIGFESLSGQNLKSMKKSWNTPEKYKEAIKIIHDAGVNILGSFIFGLDNDGPDVFKKTVDFIMESGIDAAQFNILTPFPGTRLYGEMDRAGRITDRDWSKYHTGEVIITPQNMTADQLQQGYFWAFREIYSAKNIAKRCLRLHGNLAYRIGMNVSYRKKAMRMPKASMPV; encoded by the coding sequence ATGAAAAGGCTGTTGCTTGTTCTGCCCCGAAACGACCGAGGCTACTGGGGCAAGGTGTCCGCTTCGGGAAAAACCGGTTTCGTGCGCTTGAGCCTTCCCGTGCTGGCCGCTCTCACCCCGTCCGGCTGGGACGTTGAAATACTTGATTCCAGGGAGCGGCCGGTTGACTTTAACGCCAGGCCCGATCTCGTGGGGATCACCGCCTTCACCGCCGAAGCTCCCAGCGCATACGAGATCGCCGACCGTTTCCGGGCAAAAGGCGTGCCGGTGGTTCTTGGCGGCATACACGTCTCCTTCATGACTGAGGAAGCCCTTCAACACGCAGACAGCGTGGTAAAAGGCGAGGCTGAAAACGTATGGAGGCAGGTTCTGGCCGACTGTGAAAAGGGGGAGATGAAACCCGTCTACCAGTCGGATAAAACCGTTGAAATGAAGAACATGCCTGCGGCCCGGCGCGACCTTTTAACCCGCAGCATGTACGTATCCTGTTTCAACACCATCCAGGCGAGCCGGGGCTGTCCCAACGACTGCAGCTTCTGCGCGGTGACGGAGTTTTTCGGCAACAAGTACCGCACCCGCGACATCCCGGAGATAATCGAGGAGATAAAGGGCTTCGACACCAGGGATTTTTTCTTTGTTGACGACAACATAATAGCCAAGGCCGACTACTCAAAAGAGCTTTTCACGAGGCTGATCCCTCTCAAAAAATCCTGGGGCGGGCAGGCCACCATAAAAATTGCGAAAAACCCGGAGCTCCTCTCACTTTACTCCAAAAGCGGCGGAAAATACGTTTTCATCGGCTTTGAGAGCCTTAGCGGCCAGAACCTCAAAAGCATGAAAAAATCGTGGAACACGCCTGAAAAATATAAGGAAGCCATAAAAATAATCCACGACGCCGGGGTCAACATACTGGGCAGCTTCATCTTCGGGCTTGATAACGATGGGCCGGACGTTTTCAAAAAGACCGTTGATTTCATAATGGAAAGCGGCATCGACGCAGCCCAGTTCAACATCCTCACCCCTTTTCCGGGCACAAGGCTTTACGGAGAGATGGACCGGGCGGGCAGGATAACGGACAGGGACTGGTCGAAATACCACACGGGCGAGGTGATAATAACCCCCCAAAACATGACCGCAGACCAGTTGCAGCAAGGCTATTTCTGGGCCTTCCGCGAAATATATTCGGCGAAAAACATCGCTAAAAGATGTTTGAGGCTTCACGGGAATCTGGCTTACCGCATAGGCATGAATGTCAGTTACCGCAAAAAGGCCATGAGGATGCCCAAGGCTTCCATGCCCGTATAA
- a CDS encoding antibiotic biosynthesis monooxygenase has product MISVIAKIPLKEGKAQEIMEDVKALMAGVAKEEGTLFYTLSIDKKSPDTLVFMERYADKAAFKAHSETPHFNEFMGKVLGVLEGAPEISVLNEVLSAR; this is encoded by the coding sequence ATGATATCGGTTATCGCAAAAATTCCCCTGAAAGAGGGCAAGGCCCAAGAAATTATGGAAGATGTGAAAGCCCTGATGGCGGGTGTCGCCAAAGAGGAAGGCACGCTTTTCTACACTTTGAGCATTGATAAAAAATCCCCGGACACCCTGGTTTTCATGGAGCGCTATGCTGACAAGGCCGCTTTTAAGGCCCACTCGGAAACCCCGCATTTCAACGAGTTCATGGGAAAGGTCCTGGGGGTTCTGGAGGGCGCGCCGGAAATCAGCGTTTTGAACGAGGTGTTGTCGGCCAGGTAA
- a CDS encoding DUF2062 domain-containing protein, with amino-acid sequence MRRIISKLVVIDASNEKIAFGFAIGVFMGITPYWGFHTMFAFLFAALLRGNVVAAILGVHVGNPLTAPLLFASTYWVGSKFIDSDPICFAWKDFSLDAAIRLFSEAPHIIMVLSIGALVIGLPLSGLAYWLAKIGMAGYRARNTAKEGE; translated from the coding sequence ATGCGCAGAATCATTTCAAAACTGGTGGTGATCGACGCAAGCAATGAAAAAATCGCCTTCGGCTTCGCCATAGGCGTATTCATGGGCATTACCCCGTATTGGGGTTTCCATACGATGTTCGCCTTCCTTTTCGCCGCCCTGCTGCGGGGAAACGTAGTGGCCGCCATTCTCGGCGTTCATGTGGGCAACCCCCTTACCGCCCCGCTTTTATTCGCGTCAACCTACTGGGTCGGAAGCAAGTTCATCGACTCCGACCCGATCTGCTTCGCGTGGAAGGATTTTTCCCTCGACGCCGCCATAAGACTTTTCAGCGAAGCCCCTCACATCATAATGGTTCTGAGCATCGGAGCCCTGGTCATAGGACTGCCCCTTTCAGGCCTTGCCTACTGGCTGGCAAAAATCGGAATGGCCGGGTACAGGGCGCGCAACACAGCCAAAGAAGGCGAATGA